TACAGCCCCGCGCGGCGTCAGTCGCTGGACTCAGCTACGGGATCGGCGGCGTGCCGCGCGCACTCGGGCGCGGACACCTCAGCGCCCAGCGCGAGGTGGAAGGGGGTGACGAAGCTGCCATCGCGGTTGGGGCGCATGGTGGACCTCGACCAGCCGCACTCGTCGTAGAAGACCTCAGCGTCTGATGCCCATGCGGTCACCAGCTCGGCCCTGTCGGCCCCGGCCTGGGCAGCCCGGGTGGTGAAGGCGTCGAGGAGCGCTCGTCCTACGCCGCTTCGGCGGACCTCGACGTCAACGACCAGTGCGACGACCGCGGCCACGCGGGCCCGCTCGGCCGGCGAGGAGTCCGTGGACGAGGCGGACGAGGTGGACGAGGGGGTCGGGCACCCACGAGCAGCGTCGGCGGCCATGGGGCTGGCCTGGCGAGCGAGCCCGCCGGTGGTGGGGAGGTGGGTCATGCGCTGGATGTAGCGACCGGCGCGGGTGCGCAGGAAGCGCACGAGCACCGCCGGGCGGACCAGCAGGGCGCCCAGGCCGAGGGCCGTCAGCGGCAGTCGGTGGTGGCGCAGGACGTGGGCCTGGTGAGCCTGGGCGTCAGTGGCCGCGAGGAGGAAGGCCACCGGCTGCGGCGGCAGGACGTCGGTGCGCTCAGCCATCAGCGCGATGGCGTGGGGGGAGTCCAGGTAGGTGTGCTGCCAGCGCCTCAAGAAGCGAGGACCGAGCCGGGTGAAGAAGGCCTGTGGCAGAGCCTTGCGGTGCCAGAACGCGGTGCGCGGCAGGTCGGCAGGCGTCATCTCGCGGATGTTCATGAGGTGCGCGGTGTCGGCCGCAGACCAGGTCGCGGCGCGCAGACGCTCGCGCACTCCAGCACCGCTGAGTCGCATCGGACCATCTGCGCTGTCGAGGTGTCCAGGGCTGTACCCGGGGGCTCTGCCCGCGCGCGCATGGGGCCGGGGGGTGAAGCGGGGGTGGCCGGGGTCGTTGTGCTGGTGGGAGGGCATGGGTCACCTCTGGTGCGTGGGGTCGTCGAATGAGCCGGGCAGCCCGCGGCGGCGCGACGCAGGGCGTCCGTGTGCTCCATCAGGCGCTGCATGCGCAGTCGCCTGGGGGCGGGGCGCCGGGTGTGGGCCGGGGCGGGAGCAGCGGCAGTCGCCCGAGGTCACAGCCGCACTCAGCGCCCCGTGGGGATCGCGATGGCGGTGTGGCGGCAGGCACGCAAAAGCCTGCTGGGCGAAGCGCTGCCCGAAGGCTCAGTCGGGGTAGGTCAAGGTGACGGCTGCAACCAACAGGACCGAGAGGTGCTGGGCGGGAGTCAGAGCGAAGGCTGCAGCGCCAGCCGAGTGCAGAGCACCGGCGCCGACGGGATCCAGGTCGACGTGGTGGTGGTGGTCACCGTTGTGCCCCGAGGGGGCGTCCTGTCCCAGGGCCGGGGTCGCTGGAACGTCCTGGGCCGAGCTCGGCGCCGTGGAGGCCGAGGCATGGGGTGACTGAGCGAGGGTGGCCAGGTTCGCGTGGGTGTGAGCGGCCACACCCGAGGCGCTCAGCTGCGGTGCGGCGTGGGCGCTGCGCCCGGCCCGGTCCAGAGGGCTGGCCATGGTCAGCACCAGCAGAGCCAGCACCAGCAGGAGGATGCCTGCGCCCGGCAGCCCGGACACCTCGACGTGGCCGCGTCGTCGCGGCCGGCCGAGGAGCGCCTGCACCTGAGCAGGCGCCGTGGCTGTGGCTGGCACACCAGCAGGCTAACTGCCCTCAACGCCCGGGCGGGTGCAGCCGACCTCTGATCACCCGTCTGAACGCCAGGGGTCAGGTGGAGATGGGCAGGACGGGAGCGGGTGTGGTCCACGGCGAACAGCGCCCGGAGCAGACGGGTTTGTGGAATACCCCTGGGGGGTAATACCTTGATGAGGTGGTACCCCCCAGGGGTACACGGTGGATGACCGGTCGAGAGGAGCCGACGATGGACAAGCGCTACCAGGTGAGCGGTATGACCTGCGGCCACTGCGAGACCTCCGTGCGCGAGGAGGTCAGCGTCCTGGCCGGGGTGCGTGAGGTCGAGGTGGACGCCAGCACTGGAGTCCTGGTCGTCAAGGCCACCCAGGACGTGCCCACCTCCCAGGTGCTGGCCGCGGTCGAGGAGGCCGGCTACACCGCTGTCCCCGTGCCGTGAACAGCGCAGGACGGCTCGGCGTCTTCGCCGCCGGCCTCGCGTTGGCCTTCGGCGCCTCCTACGCCACCGCCTCGGCACTGGCGCCGCCTGAGGCAGCCCAGCGCTGGCAGCAGTCCACCGCGGACACCTCACACGGCGAAGACAGCGATCACGCGATGAACCCTTAGGCCCACAAGCTGGGTCGATCAGCTGACCGGCTGGACCGGTTGGGCCCGCTGACCGTGGCCGCACCGTTCACTCGGCTGTCGGCCCACCGCTCGAAGACCGCACGGAAGGCACCTCGATGAGCACGACGAACCCCTCCGCACCCGCGGACTCGTCCACCCTCGCCCTGCAGATCCAAGGGATGACGTGTGCCTCCTGCGCCATGCGCATCGAGCGCAAGCTGAACAAGCTCGACGGCGTCAACGCCACGGTGAACTACGCCACCGAGAAGGCCCAGGTCAGCATTCCCAAGGGCTTCGACCCCGCAGTGCTGATCACCGAGGTCAGCAAGGCCGGCTACACCGCGGTCCTGCCTCCCGACCCTGCCCCCAGGCGCCCACCGGTGCCCGGTGATGGCTCGGAGACCGACGCCTCAGCCCCGGCAGCC
This genomic interval from Quadrisphaera setariae contains the following:
- a CDS encoding GNAT family N-acetyltransferase — translated: MRERLRAATWSAADTAHLMNIREMTPADLPRTAFWHRKALPQAFFTRLGPRFLRRWQHTYLDSPHAIALMAERTDVLPPQPVAFLLAATDAQAHQAHVLRHHRLPLTALGLGALLVRPAVLVRFLRTRAGRYIQRMTHLPTTGGLARQASPMAADAARGCPTPSSTSSASSTDSSPAERARVAAVVALVVDVEVRRSGVGRALLDAFTTRAAQAGADRAELVTAWASDAEVFYDECGWSRSTMRPNRDGSFVTPFHLALGAEVSAPECARHAADPVAESSD
- a CDS encoding heavy-metal-associated domain-containing protein; the encoded protein is MDKRYQVSGMTCGHCETSVREEVSVLAGVREVEVDASTGVLVVKATQDVPTSQVLAAVEEAGYTAVPVP